AATATAGTTAAGCCTAATGTCGTTTCAATATTACTTcatttgatatacattgtaaTGACATTTCAACAATACTATTTCTGTGCTACTGTTTCAGCAGTAAATCATATATGATCTTAGTTCCTTGTACATGTGAAGGCATATGTaccttttatttatacaaatataggtctatttgatttttaatgactCATTCAAACGTTCATTTCTGATCATGGTATGTACCATAAACTCAAAATCCTACTTAAAATTGTTCATACAGATTATTGCATATAGTcggttattattatttttattttggggggaggggggggggggtcagaggggaatgcaatttaatttaaacttcaaatattaaaaaataatggctgatgcaattcTGGTGTCCTCATTATCATTTATTTGGAATACGttttcaatgtaaataaaatatttgtttaccaATGTCAAGGACAGCAAAACATGTTCGCAAGCATAACGATAGCAGAACTTTTAATCAATTCGTACGCGCAATTATTTCACTTACATGCTTTGAGGGGTACACATTTAGGTTAGATTCAAATAAAACGGAAATCTTGAAATAAAAGtcaataatcaacaaaaatgatTTGTTGGGGATTGTTTTCGCGAAACAccattaataaaatttattatttgtttgtaTTGGATGTATGGTACAGAGAGGTGGAACAACGAGTCGTGGTATCCTGTCATAAGTTTATCATTAAACAGTACAACGATCACAGTTAGAATTTAGATGCTGAAGTAAAATGGCCGAAATGGGAAACTATCTGATTGTCATATATTCGATGATATTTGATAGATATTTTTGATTAAAGTACGGTTTGTGATTACAGGGGGATaactcacacattttcattgaCGAAACACCAACTAACCTTAATTTCAActatgacgtcaaaatttatatgacgtcataattgatttcagttttgttttatttcgcGGGGTTTTGTAGTTTCAATAAATGAATAACAggacacaagcattttatcaatttctacAAAACCAAAAACGAATTCGCGtcatatggttttgaatagtgttttagaaacatcagCTTACACATATCCTAGGAtacgtttttcctgaaatcggtggacttgGAAAGATTCAAAATCGTTTACCTAATAGCAgtccaaaattaagacttttgttctattttattctatttttagatagttcattatatatataattagaaattaatgaatatgaATTATGATATAAATAGTGACATTGTTTTCGAACATTTAAAGTACGAATAATCCCCATTATAGTcacatttaaaatgtatatattttcacaaaattgtttacatttcattaacgtgaaaattggaaatcatgaactttgactTTATGTGGTTATAAAACGGGATGGGCAAAATCTtttgaatttcatgaaaaaaaggCTTTAGTGTAGAGAACAAAATAgtatgtaactttggtacaacttttaattaaaaaatgcaagccgcaaaccttaccttcaCAATGCTATATTATAGTCCATTTTTGAGGTACTATATAGTAAGTTTAAGGTTAGAATTCCAATGCTAGCAATTAATATATATGTCCATCCATTGCTATATAAAACGTTGCAAAACTATTAATGACAGATATAAGCATCGGTACATTTGAATTAGTCTAGGAATCTATAACGAAAGTAACACTCTCCGGTCTGGATTAGCTAATGGCCGAGTCAATAAGTGTGAAGTCTGAAAAGGAATCTTTTCGCTGTCCGATATGTCTCGAGAGGTTAAACATCCCTCGATACTTGCCATGTTTACACACATTTTGTGAGGTATGCATTCAGACGTACATATCAAGTTCGACAACCCCTGACGAAAAAGATGATGTCAATGTCTTTGAATGCCCAGTGTGTAGACAAAGGGTCCAGGAACCACAGAAGGGTATTTCCAGTGACGCTTGGGCGAAATGCTTTCCGTTGAATAAATGGGCATGGTCGATGTCGTATAATTCCGAAAAGGATTCTATGAAACATTGCATGTTTTGCAAACGGGAAGAGTTAACAGTCTTGGCCAAACATTGGTGTAAATCGTGTGCAGAACCTCTCTGCAACGATTGTAAACGTTTTCATAAGCGGGTTCCAATTCTTCAAAATCATAAGATCGTTGACTTAAATGATGAAGAGAATTTGAAAGAAGACATTGATATGGATGAAAACTGTAgcattcataaagaaaaaacTCTTGATTTTTTTTGCCAAGATCACAACAAATTGTGCTGTAGTGCGTGTTTTGCACTGCAACATAAACGGTGTGCAAATTTTGATACGGTCGatgaaattgtaaaaaacaTTAGTAAAGACGAGATGAAAGACAAACTTATTTCATTATCAAACCTTGTTGATTGCATTTCTAAGCTACGTGATGAAAATAAGAGACAGTATAATACATTGTGTACTCAAAAGGAAGACATTTGCTCTTTATTTGCCAAGAACATCGAAGAAGTCAAGATGTTTCTAGACCAAGCTCATGAACAGTGGCTAAAACGTTTTGATGTTGAACATACTCACAACACCGACAACATTGAGGTTGTGTCTGATGAACTGAAACGGTTTAATACGACTGTGACTGAAGCCAAATCAATGCTTTCCTCGGTCCTGGAAAACGGGTCTGACCGACAAATTTTCGTTGTACAATCTCAATTACATACCCAAATTCTTGACCACTTTGACCGtttgaaaactttgaaaatatgGGAATTGACCGATTCGTACAGTTTTGAACCAAACCAGCTAAAAAGTTTAACCGAGactatgaaatttgaaaatattactCAATCAAAAGGGTCAAGAGATGTTTTGAACAGGATTTCTGTTTGTGGTAAATCTTTGATGGGAGAAGGTTTACCAAGTCCAAAGCCGTGTCTGGCGAACGTGGTATTAATGTCAGCGACCTTGAAGATAGTGTCTGCTtgtcaaaatgaaatttttgcgTATTTTGgattatttattgataacaaCCGAGTTGTCTTTTCCAACGAAACTAAACAAAGTTTGGATGTATATGATACTTCTAGTAAAACTTCAAAATTAGTATGCACACTCAACTGCGACAGTATACCATATGACATGTGTTATGCATATAGTATGAACAGAATATACGTCGCATTTGGAGGCTTTGTTGTTCAGTACGAAATAAAAAACCTGGGTACACAATTTGTTGAAACTGAACGAATTACAGTTGAAAACACTGTGATAGGAATTGCAAAAATCACGGACGGGTTCTTTACGGCCAACGAATCTTCAGCTTCATTTCGTTGGAGCGATTTTTCAATAAGGTCTGATATACCATATGTCAAATCAAGAGAAAGACCTTTTATTTGTTCTTCATTTTGTGGTAAAAAGGTAGCATATACCACAGAAAATAGTTTCATAGTAATGGACACTAAGGGAAATAAGCTGTCGGAATATTTTTGTTCCCCGAGTAACCCAATCGGTCTATCTTTCGATTCTGGAGATAATATCATcgtttgtttaaacaatagagAGATAAAACAAATAAGATATAATGGAACATCAAGCCGATGCATCAAGAagaatgataatattttttcaagacCGGAAAATATTGTCTTTCATCCAGAAGGACACATGTTCATGAATTTTGATAACGGTACTTATTTTGATGCTTTAAAAACTTGGTTCCCGGCAACGATGTGTGTTTTTGaagttttgacaaaatgatTCCTGTTCTAGATTATCAGAAATAAGTACTTATCTTAATTATGATCTTTGTCTACTTGAGGAATGGTCAAAACCATCACTTCTACATTTTCTACATTTGAACTCTTGACAATTAGTTCATGcctattttttatgtattaatgTAACCCCCAGACTGCATTGAAGAGTTAGAATTCTCGTAAAACAGATAAAGGTATGTCTGTGATAGGTTGGGGATATATTTAGACAAGAAAAGTATTAGCTGCGACTTTAAAACACTATTACGCACAAGGAGATATTCCCTATAAGCAAAATGAAAGCGGATATGCATATCTTCACGTGAAGCTTTCAactctcatattacgcaatatcTAAACAATACTATGTAACAATTAGATTGAtaagataattaaaaacaacttttccagcgacaacATTATCGTAGCATGTATCGTTTTTTAGTTATACAGCAAATACTTTCCTGGCGCGTAGATCCCTTATTTAAGGAGCTAGGCCCTTTTTTCTGGTCACAAATTAAAGCCCTTTAAtttttgcacaacttttgttctatatgtatttagaaaatatttcaaattaaaaaagttacaaaacaaaaatataagtaaaactTAGCAATTTATAAAACATAGATTTCGATTATATAATTCAAGTGGTacaatgagaaaaaaaactaaaaattattacaaagcCTCCAAAGTATTTCTCCTTTGGtagaaaatttttgaacatCATACAAAACTAAGGCATaattccaacggaagaccttgtactgattctgatggtaatttttcattattgttattcttcttctagacgttttttaaaccttgataacttttttgtttgtcgtccgattttattcaaattttcagggtgtATTGTAAATTAGATTAATTTTTAAGTCACAAAAAGAGAAGAAAGCGTAACTTCAGggtttgagttattcccctttgttGAATATTATAGGGACATTCGTTTCCGGAAAAAGGCCCCGAATTGGTCCGTAACAAATGATCAAAagttagaaatctttaaaattgacacTTTGAGTGTTTTCccctgatttttattttctaaagccCTGATTGGCTAGAAGTTAAGGCTCATGTAGTGTGAAAATGACCTCCTATCAATAATTGACAGACCCTGAAAGTGTAAGAAGAAGGGGTGGttttattaaactgattgacaatCCTTTCTTGACTTGAAGCTgtcacggaagacctcctcgttgcttgcaacgagttCGGCTCTAGTTATATTCTTAATTCTCTTCATCGATGCAGTATATTAGCAAAGCCAATCTGTTCATATTGAATCTTAGAAAATGCAATTGTTGTTtgtgaaaaatattcattagtAAGATAATCCCTAATTTACAATCTTTTATCGTTGAActctttgaaacaaattgaTGTACATTTAATACTCTGGGTTGATTAATCTGTGTCTGATGATGACAATGTGAAAATCTTCAAGCAGTTCACACATCCAGATTTAACTAGATTATTTAAATGTGTTTGCATAATTTTCTCATTCAACAGCTACTTATAAACAgttttacatcatttaaaacaagTATTTCATTTCTGTTTTGCTAAATCTACCATAATTCTTATCATTGTTAATTGTATTGCATTGTAGAATATAATGCATGTAACCAGAAGAGGACTACCTTAGTTTTAGAACATCTGTTCAATTCTTTTGACATCtttctaaacaataaaatttgttcaactCAAATAAGTACATCATAACTAATcagttattttctttttaattgtgtgttaaaaattaaaacgatGATATAATTTGTTAAACGCTTGTTTGTAAAGTCATTTTCCATAATCATAGAATGATTTTGATCAGTAATCATAAATACCACAAAAAAACAGCTCCATTAAAAAATTATGGGCATGTAGATTGCTAGTGTTAAATTTGAGAAAAGAAAGCGATTGAAATGCTAAACAAATGTTTTTTGCAAGTTATGAATGCGATTtacatgataaaatatattgtcATTATAATGTCATATTTATTTGTGTGCTGAGAGAAATAACAATGGGAATTTAAAATGCAAAGGGATAGATGAAttcttaattttctttaaacaatttatatCGTTAACATAAACGTATTTGACCTCGAGCCCCGCACAGAAAACACTTTGACATCACGTAATAACGATTTA
This genomic window from Crassostrea angulata isolate pt1a10 chromosome 8, ASM2561291v2, whole genome shotgun sequence contains:
- the LOC128160887 gene encoding uncharacterized protein LOC128160887, with product MAESISVKSEKESFRCPICLERLNIPRYLPCLHTFCEVCIQTYISSSTTPDEKDDVNVFECPVCRQRVQEPQKGISSDAWAKCFPLNKWAWSMSYNSEKDSMKHCMFCKREELTVLAKHWCKSCAEPLCNDCKRFHKRVPILQNHKIVDLNDEENLKEDIDMDENCSIHKEKTLDFFCQDHNKLCCSACFALQHKRCANFDTVDEIVKNISKDEMKDKLISLSNLVDCISKLRDENKRQYNTLCTQKEDICSLFAKNIEEVKMFLDQAHEQWLKRFDVEHTHNTDNIEVVSDELKRFNTTVTEAKSMLSSVLENGSDRQIFVVQSQLHTQILDHFDRLKTLKIWELTDSYSFEPNQLKSLTETMKFENITQSKGSRDVLNRISVCGKSLMGEGLPSPKPCLANVVLMSATLKIVSACQNEIFAYFGLFIDNNRVVFSNETKQSLDVYDTSSKTSKLVCTLNCDSIPYDMCYAYSMNRIYVAFGGFVVQYEIKNLGTQFVETERITVENTVIGIAKITDGFFTANESSASFRWSDFSIRSDIPYVKSRERPFICSSFCGKKVAYTTENSFIVMDTKGNKLSEYFCSPSNPIGLSFDSGDNIIVCLNNREIKQIRYNGTSSRCIKKNDNIFSRPENIVFHPEGHMFMNFDNGTYFDALKTWFPATMCVFEVLTK